Part of the Cohnella candidum genome, GGCGATCGTCAGCGACGAGCTGCTGGCGCGCGCGAAGAGCGACCAAGAGAAGCTTGCCCTGCTGGACATTCGCCTGCAAAGCGCCGTGTCGTTCTGCATGAACATCCGGGCGAGGTTCCTGTTCGAAACGAGGTTCTACGAGCAGCGTGCCAAAGGCATGCTTGGCGTTGCGGAGCTGAACGAGCTGATGGTGAACGCCCAGAAAGAAGCGTTCGGAGACGCGCTGGGCAGCTGGCATCCGCATTTCTGGGCTTCGAAGCTGCACTTCTATCTCACCGACGTGCCGTTCTACAACTTCCCCTACACGTTCGGCTACCTCTTCAGCACCGGAATCCTCGCTGCTGCGGAGAAAGAAGGAGAGGGCTTCGCCGAGCGGTACGATGCCCTTCTCCGCGATACCGGCGTCATGACGGTGGAAGAGCTCGCGTCCCGCCATCTGGGCGTCCGCTTGGACGAACCGGAGTTCTGGCGGGCGGCGGTCGCCCGCGCCGTCTCCGACGTCGCGCTGTTCGAGGAACTGATCAAGAAAGTGCAAGCTTGACGAATACGGTTAGCGTTTGTGCGCCTCTCTGCGAATGCAGGGAGGCTTTTTGATTTCGCGAAACAAACCCGCTCACCCGTCGGAATAGCGATACTGGGTGTAACTAAATGACTCGGAATCCACTCATCCGCTGAAATAGCGACACTCGGTGTCACTAATTTACTTAAACCCGCTCACCCGTCGAAATAGCGATACTGGGTGTCACTAATTTGCTCAAACCCCCTCACCCGCCGAAATAGCGATACTGGGTGTCACTAATTTGCTCAAACCCACTCAACCGCCAAAATAGCGATACTGCGTATTACTAATTTGCTCCGAACCCGCTCATCCGCCGAAATAGCGATACAGCGTATCACTAATTGGCTCCCAGTTCGTACATCCGCCGAAATAGTGATACTGGGTGTCACGAATTGGCTCCACGAACCCGCGATGACGACAAAATAGCGGAACCGGGGTACGTTATATCGGCAAAAACTCGCGATGACGGCGTAATAGCGGAACTGCGGTACGCTAAATCGGCGGAAACGCCGAGATGTCGCGCGATAGCGGAACTGTGGTACGTTAAGTCAGCCCAGACCGCGCAGTTATGAACCATTCCGCTAATCCTGACACGATTTTCAAACAAATTTTGACAAAATGATTGAAAATTTCTAGTTTCTTGATTATACTGAGTCCGAAGTACCAGTAAAATTTTGGGATAAGCCAAAAGGAGGAGAATGAAGTTTGGAGCAAGTGTCTTTAGCATGTCAAGTGGATTTGGCACTGGAACAGCTCGATGGGGAATTGACCGGCATGTCCGCAGGGACGATCGTCATTCAAATCCGCAACGATGAAATCGGGAAGTTCGGGATTCGCCATCTGCCCCTTGATTGCGGTACCCGGGAAAAAGACACCGTAGGGATGACCTCCGAGCAGGTACGCCTGCTTCGGCGAATGGCCATTGAAGCGCTCCGGCACAAAAAGGGATGGACACACGGCGAAATGGCTTACGATTTCGTCCTTCGGCAAGGCCAATTGTTCGTAAGCGTCCAGTTCGAGTCCAACTACAACATGGCGAACGTATTGTTCCGCCGCGCGCCTAAAGCACGCAACCGACGGGACGTTTCCAGCGAGTAGCCTCTACATAAGCAACGGAAAACCCGGTCTCCTCATGGAGGCCGGGTTTGTTTGTACCAAACAGCATGACGGCGGCCGCTGCCGATGGCGATATCACCGACGAGGAATTGGATGCGGTCGCGGCCTACTTGAAGCAAATCGAGTAAAGGCGTATAATGACTTTCTAAATCGACGAGTAATCGGCAATGAACGGAACAAGTAAGCGGGGGTCAAGGCGCTTCAGAGAGCCGGTGGATGCTGCGAACCGGTGCGACGCCCACGCCGAATGGATCCCGGAGCCGGGAGTGCAAGGCGGAAGATCGCCCGAAGCTCTCCGACTGTTCCCCGTTACAGGAACCTAAGGTTGCGACTCTCCGATCCGGCAGGCCCGGGGGAGGTTGCGGCGAATAAGGGTGGCACCACGGCTTCCACGTCCCTTGCGGACGGGAGGCCTTTTTATTTTGCCCGGAAGGCGGTAGATTTCCATGTCCAAGCAACGCGTATTGTCAGGCATTCAACCGAGCGGCAAACTGACCCTCGGCAACTACATCGGCGCCATGATCAACTATGTCGCCCTGCAGCATGAGCACGACTGCTATTACATGATCGTCGATCTCCACGCGATTACGGTGCCCCAGGAACCGGCTGCGCTGCGCGAACAATCAGAGGCGGTGGCCGCGCTGTTCGTGGCCGTCGGGCTGGATCCCGCGAAGGCGGCGATTTTCCTGCAATCCCACGTGCGCGCCCACGCGGAACTGGGCTGGATCATGACCACGCTCTCGTACATGGGCGAGCTCGAAAGAATGACCCAGTTCAAAGACAAAGCCGCCGGCAAAGACGCGGTGGGAGCGGGCTTGTTCACGTATCCCGCGCTGATGGCGGCGGACATTCTGCTGTACAAAACGAAACTCGTTCCCGTCGGAGAAGACCAGAAGCAGCATTTGGAGCTGACCCGGGATTTGGCCGGCCGCTTCAACCACCGTTTCGGGGAGACGCTCGTCGTGCCGGAGCCTTTCATCCCGAAGGTCGGCGCCCGGATCATGTCCCTGGACGACGCAACCAAAAAAATGAGCAAAAGCAATCCGAACCCCGGCAGTTATATCGCCCTCCTGGATTCCCCGGACGATATCCGCAAAAAAATATCCCGGGCCAAGACGGACTTGGGCCGGGAAATCGTCTTCGATCCTGCGGAGAAGCCGGAGATCAGCAACTTGATGAGCATTTTCTCCCAATGTACGGGCAAATCCCTGGACGAGATTCAGAAGGACTACGAAGGACAAGGCTACGGCACGTTCAAAAAGGACGTCGCGGAAGCGGTCGTGTCGGTGCTGGAGCCGATCCAGCGGAAATACGCCGATATCCGCGCATCCGGGGAAATCCATCGGATTTTGAAGGACGGAGCCGAGAGGGCGTCCGCCGTGGCGGAAACGACCGTTCGCGAAGTGAAAGAGGCGATGGGGTTCGTGCTGCCCGCCCGGGATTAAGCTTTACCGACGGCTGCGGGCTTTCCACACGAATCCCGCGCCGATCGTGGCGACGGTCAACACGCCGAACAAGATCGCGAGCCACACATTGTAGCTGATGCTGATCGCCGTGGCGCTCATCCAGATAACGGACGTTACGGCAAAGAGTAACGAAGCGGTTTTGCTCATTTTTTCGAATCCTCCTAAGCATATTTTTCTGCGGGTCCAGCATAATAAAGAGGCAAGCTTGCACCCCATAACAGCAAGGCGAAAGGAGTTTCAAAAATGCCAGCAAATCAACAGTCTCAAGGCAGCAGCAGCCGGAACCAAGTTCTGGTTCCCCAAGCTCGCGCAGGCCTGAATAACATGAAGATGGAAGCCGCTCAATCTCTTGGAGTTCAAATCCCGGCAGACGGATACTACGGCAACGTGACCAGCCGCGAAACCGGTTCGCTTGGCGGTTACATCACCAAAAACCTGGTAGCCATGGCGGAACAACAACTGTCCGGCGGCAGCCAATTCACGAACCGCTAACGCGCTTCCGTAATCCTGAAGCGAAAGCCCGAGGCCAGCCTCGGGCTTTTAGCGTTGCCGCTGCGGACCTCTTCTATAGTGATGGACGGGTGAAGGAACGTCAAGAAAAAAGACCCTTGCGGGTCCCGAGTCCGATACCTGTCAATACGTCGTCATGCGCAGCCTTTTCTCCAACCGGTCTTCGCTTAGCCAGCCGACGTAGGATTGAAGCGGGCGGTAACTCGAATCCATCATGACGACCGCCACGAACGGGTATTGTTTGCGGTACCGGTATCGGATATCGACCCACCGGACCTCGTATCCCCATGTCTGCACCTTGACGCTCGCGCAAGGAAACGGGGTGATGCCCAGAAAGGCTTGGATGTCCGGATGGCTTTTCGAAGCTTCGGCAGCCGGATGATCGTCGCAGGAGAGCGTGTCGTGCCAGTGCAGGCGCCCCCGTTCCCATACTCCTACGCCGTACAAACCGTCCTCCGATCGGCGGACCACGTTCCAACGGTAGGGGGAGATGGTCGGAAGCAGCGTGTAGCGGTCCCCGCGGCGCCCTTCAGGATCGGAGGAAGAGACTTTTCGCGACAACTTGCGGTGTACGGCGGTTCGCCATACATAGTAGATCGCGAGCAGCACGTACAGAACCGGGAAGATGACTCTCGGTTCGGCCGACCCGGAAGCCCAGAGAAGGATGGCCAGCACGTGCGCCGAGAAGATGAACGGGTCGAAAATGTGGATGATATTCCATTTGACCCATTCTTTGCTGATCGGGCGGTAAGCTTGGGTGCCGTAGGCGTTGAACAGATCCGAGAACACGTGGACGACGACGGACACGAACACCCAGAAGCCCAGATGCCACCACGGAATATCCCGGAAAGCGAGCGTCAGGCATAGCGTGATCAAACCGGTCCAAATGAAGATCGCGGGCAGGGAGTGGGACATCCCCCGGTGATTTTTGATATAATCGGCATTGCTTTTCAACCTTAGAAGCATATCCAAATCCGGCGCGTTGGAACCGGCCACGGTACCTAGAAGAATCGCGGCAGCGCCGTAAGGGTGCGAGGAGATCACGGGGTCGATCATGGCCAGACCGCCTAAGCCCAGCCCGAATACGAAATGGGTTCCGGTATCCATAGGAACGTCTCCTTCTGTGCTGCATTCTCACGGTCGAGGTACAGTACAGTATGGACGTCGTCCGCCATTCTTATGAAGGAGAGCCGTGTATGATCCTTTTTTGCGAATATGCGATTCCGGAGCCGAACCGTGAAACGTTCCGTTCCTGGGCGGCAGCCCGTCCCGAATTATGGCAAGGTGGAGAGTTGATGGAAAACGTGACGCAGCCCGGCGTATTCGTGGAAATTTGGCCGGTGGCAGACGAATCCGCGGCGCTCCGCAAACAAAAAGAACGCCTCGACGGGCGTTCCGATTGGAAACAAATAGAGGCCTGGGTGAAAGGCGGCGCCGAGGGCGTGCGCGTGTGGACGTTCCGTCCGATCATTCCTCGCGGGTAAGCCCCATCGTGCCCATGGCTCCGGCTGAGCCGAACGGCAGCGTATAATTGAGCGGCTGGTCGAACGTAATGTAGTCCAGGTTGACCGTGAGCAGGAGAAAACGCTTGCCCGTCGTGGGGTCGCTGATGATGATGTGGTCGCGGCCCGCGGCTTCCAGGACGCCTTTAAACACTTTGGCGTTCCATTCGCAGTTGTTCTCGAACGTCATGTAAATCGTGGCGACTTTGCCGAGGTTCATGCGCAAAATATTTTCCACGTAAGATTCTTCGGTTCCGGCCACGCCGGGAACGACCGTCCCGCCGGGCGTCATGGGTAAGCCGCTCGGCACGGAAGGAGGCACCGCCCCGGTCATCGTCGGCATCATGCCGGGTACGCCTCCTACGAGGGGCGTCGTGCCGGGTATCGTACCGGGAAATCCGGCGCCGGGCATCGGCATCGTCGGCATCGTCGGCATCGCCGGCATCGTGCCGGTTACGCCTCCCACTCCCGTCATCG contains:
- a CDS encoding O-methyltransferase is translated as MSLACQVDLALEQLDGELTGMSAGTIVIQIRNDEIGKFGIRHLPLDCGTREKDTVGMTSEQVRLLRRMAIEALRHKKGWTHGEMAYDFVLRQGQLFVSVQFESNYNMANVLFRRAPKARNRRDVSSE
- the trpS gene encoding tryptophan--tRNA ligase; its protein translation is MSKQRVLSGIQPSGKLTLGNYIGAMINYVALQHEHDCYYMIVDLHAITVPQEPAALREQSEAVAALFVAVGLDPAKAAIFLQSHVRAHAELGWIMTTLSYMGELERMTQFKDKAAGKDAVGAGLFTYPALMAADILLYKTKLVPVGEDQKQHLELTRDLAGRFNHRFGETLVVPEPFIPKVGARIMSLDDATKKMSKSNPNPGSYIALLDSPDDIRKKISRAKTDLGREIVFDPAEKPEISNLMSIFSQCTGKSLDEIQKDYEGQGYGTFKKDVAEAVVSVLEPIQRKYADIRASGEIHRILKDGAERASAVAETTVREVKEAMGFVLPARD
- a CDS encoding DUF5325 family protein, with product MSKTASLLFAVTSVIWMSATAISISYNVWLAILFGVLTVATIGAGFVWKARSRR
- a CDS encoding alpha/beta-type small acid-soluble spore protein; this translates as MPANQQSQGSSSRNQVLVPQARAGLNNMKMEAAQSLGVQIPADGYYGNVTSRETGSLGGYITKNLVAMAEQQLSGGSQFTNR
- a CDS encoding metal-dependent hydrolase; the protein is MDTGTHFVFGLGLGGLAMIDPVISSHPYGAAAILLGTVAGSNAPDLDMLLRLKSNADYIKNHRGMSHSLPAIFIWTGLITLCLTLAFRDIPWWHLGFWVFVSVVVHVFSDLFNAYGTQAYRPISKEWVKWNIIHIFDPFIFSAHVLAILLWASGSAEPRVIFPVLYVLLAIYYVWRTAVHRKLSRKVSSSDPEGRRGDRYTLLPTISPYRWNVVRRSEDGLYGVGVWERGRLHWHDTLSCDDHPAAEASKSHPDIQAFLGITPFPCASVKVQTWGYEVRWVDIRYRYRKQYPFVAVVMMDSSYRPLQSYVGWLSEDRLEKRLRMTTY
- the gerQ gene encoding spore coat protein GerQ, with the translated sequence MYMRSWAGYPQAGGTAGLNMPMTGVGGVTGTMPAMPTMPTMPMPGAGFPGTIPGTTPLVGGVPGMMPTMTGAVPPSVPSGLPMTPGGTVVPGVAGTEESYVENILRMNLGKVATIYMTFENNCEWNAKVFKGVLEAAGRDHIIISDPTTGKRFLLLTVNLDYITFDQPLNYTLPFGSAGAMGTMGLTREE